From Nonlabens sp. Ci31, the proteins below share one genomic window:
- the gdhA gene encoding NADP-specific glutamate dehydrogenase encodes MEKNIQDFIDLIKSKNPNEPEFIQAVAEVAEAVIPFIENNPKYASDKLLERMAEPERVTMFRVPWTDDSGEVQVNRGYRIQMNSAIGPYKGGLRFHPSVNLSILKFLAFEQVFKNSLTTLPLGGGKGGADFNPKGKSDREVMRFCQSFMVELQRVIGADTDVPAGDIGVGGREIGYLFGYYKKLRNEFTGILTGKGRSYGGSLVRPEATGYGNVYFAENMLKTRGESVKAKTVVISGSGNVAQYAAEKILQMGGKVVTMSDSGGYIYDKDGIDADKLAFIMDLKNNKRGRISEYIDTYPNATYHEGERPWSVKCDIALPCATQNELNEEEAKTLVSNGCICVGEGANMPCTPEAIEYFLEKKILFSPGKASNAGGVATSGLEMSQNSMRYSWSAEEVDNKLHSIMNDIHEACVTYGSDKDGFVDYVKGANIAGFVKVADAMLAQGIV; translated from the coding sequence ATGGAAAAAAACATCCAAGATTTTATCGATTTGATAAAAAGTAAGAACCCTAACGAACCAGAATTCATCCAGGCAGTAGCTGAGGTGGCTGAAGCCGTTATACCTTTTATCGAGAATAATCCCAAATACGCTAGCGATAAACTGCTAGAACGTATGGCAGAGCCAGAACGTGTAACCATGTTCCGTGTGCCATGGACAGATGATAGTGGGGAAGTGCAGGTAAACCGAGGTTATCGCATTCAGATGAATAGTGCTATAGGTCCCTATAAAGGTGGATTGAGATTTCACCCTTCTGTGAATTTGAGTATTCTTAAATTTCTTGCTTTTGAGCAAGTGTTTAAAAATAGCCTGACCACATTGCCCTTAGGTGGTGGAAAAGGTGGTGCTGATTTTAACCCTAAGGGAAAGTCAGACCGTGAAGTGATGCGTTTTTGTCAGTCCTTTATGGTAGAGCTTCAACGTGTTATCGGTGCTGATACTGATGTTCCAGCAGGTGACATAGGTGTAGGAGGACGTGAGATAGGCTATCTTTTTGGTTATTATAAAAAATTGAGAAATGAATTTACAGGTATTCTTACCGGTAAAGGACGTTCTTATGGAGGTTCATTAGTACGTCCAGAAGCAACAGGTTACGGTAATGTTTATTTTGCCGAAAACATGTTGAAGACACGTGGTGAGAGCGTAAAAGCAAAAACCGTTGTGATTTCTGGATCTGGAAATGTAGCACAATATGCTGCAGAGAAAATCCTTCAAATGGGAGGTAAAGTAGTTACCATGTCAGATTCTGGTGGTTATATTTACGATAAAGACGGTATCGATGCAGATAAACTAGCGTTTATAATGGATCTTAAAAATAACAAGCGTGGTCGTATTTCTGAGTATATAGATACGTATCCAAATGCTACCTATCATGAAGGGGAACGCCCTTGGTCTGTAAAATGTGATATCGCATTGCCATGTGCTACTCAAAATGAGCTTAATGAAGAAGAGGCAAAAACACTTGTTTCTAATGGATGTATTTGTGTAGGTGAGGGAGCTAACATGCCATGTACTCCAGAAGCGATCGAATATTTCTTAGAAAAGAAAATTTTATTCTCACCTGGAAAGGCCTCTAACGCTGGTGGTGTTGCTACTTCTGGCCTTGAAATGTCTCAAAACTCTATGCGTTACAGCTGGAGTGCTGAAGAGGTAGACAATAAACTTCACAGCATCATGAACGATATTCACGAAGCTTGTGTAACCTACGGAAGTGATAAGGATGGATTTGTAGACTATGTGAAAGGAGCAAACATTGCGGGTTTCGTTAAAGTTGCAGACGCTATGCTGGCACAAGGAATTGTGTAG
- a CDS encoding THC0290_0291 family protein has product MMHSHKYIATVLLFFAIVTVSNAQLGFSHELGFITGPVAFQSDYGERYDFNTNKGNVGIGVGIVHYINFAYRADCDCYSADTYWNDHFKIRSEIAYHETTLNHLGPESEKLSLGGLQLRSMEGKAKVFEAGAQIEWYPLSIRDFQSGQPKIAPYLGFGARYVNYRPEATSTLGPLGNPITTFPTFIDRIDTSQGSAIAITGDIGFRYKVGPLSDLLISSKWHYYVDSNYVDGLSPNNVNNRANDWIWWFNVGYIFYL; this is encoded by the coding sequence ATGATGCACTCACATAAATATATTGCTACAGTCTTGCTATTCTTTGCAATAGTAACAGTTAGTAATGCACAATTAGGTTTTTCTCACGAACTAGGTTTTATCACTGGCCCAGTGGCTTTTCAAAGCGACTATGGGGAGCGCTACGATTTTAATACGAACAAAGGAAACGTAGGAATAGGTGTTGGAATAGTGCACTACATCAACTTTGCATATCGTGCAGATTGTGATTGTTATAGTGCTGATACCTACTGGAATGACCACTTTAAAATACGAAGTGAGATTGCTTATCATGAAACTACTCTAAATCATTTAGGTCCTGAATCAGAAAAATTATCACTAGGCGGTTTACAACTTAGGTCCATGGAAGGTAAAGCAAAAGTGTTTGAAGCTGGCGCACAGATCGAATGGTACCCACTGAGTATAAGAGATTTTCAATCAGGACAACCTAAAATTGCTCCTTACTTGGGATTCGGAGCTCGCTATGTAAATTACAGACCTGAAGCCACAAGCACTTTAGGACCTTTAGGAAACCCAATAACTACATTCCCTACTTTTATAGATCGTATAGACACCTCACAAGGAAGTGCTATAGCCATAACAGGGGATATAGGTTTTAGATATAAAGTAGGCCCTTTAAGTGACCTCTTGATTTCTTCTAAGTGGCACTATTATGTCGACAGCAACTATGTAGATGGATTGAGTCCTAACAATGTTAATAACAGAGCAAACGACTGGATATGGTGGTTTAACGTGGGGTATATTTTCTATTTATAA
- a CDS encoding MGMT family protein, whose amino-acid sequence MSTKDFYLRVYEVVKQIPYGRVTSYGAIAKVLGTPRSSRTVGYAMNASHNDSEVPAHRVVNRNGVLTGKHHFSGTHLMQQLLESEGLIIEQDQIKNFKENFWDPLEELGIQE is encoded by the coding sequence ATGAGTACTAAGGACTTTTATCTAAGAGTATATGAAGTGGTCAAGCAAATTCCTTATGGTCGAGTCACCAGTTATGGGGCTATTGCAAAAGTTCTCGGTACACCTCGAAGCAGTAGAACTGTAGGTTATGCTATGAACGCGTCGCATAATGACTCTGAAGTGCCGGCTCACAGAGTTGTAAACCGCAATGGGGTTCTTACGGGAAAGCATCATTTCTCTGGAACTCATCTGATGCAACAGTTATTAGAAAGTGAAGGTCTTATTATTGAACAAGATCAAATCAAAAATTTTAAAGAAAACTTTTGGGATCCACTAGAAGAATTAGGGATACAGGAATAA
- a CDS encoding LysE family transporter, with protein sequence MVGLLHLFFGLVIGFVGVIPPGLLNLTAAKISVKQNRKAAVIFALGASFVVVGQVYIGVFFSKLLNANPETLLLLEQFAVIAFVGLSIFFFIRAALDSGTPVVKQINRSATKLFAQGIILSVLNIFPIPFYIGFSSFLAGKGLFVFTYPTAHLFIIGASCGTFLMLLAYIKYVKKFAFDSNTFARKVNYILGGLTLLIAIFTIFRIYG encoded by the coding sequence ATGGTAGGATTATTACACTTGTTTTTTGGTCTTGTAATCGGGTTTGTAGGGGTTATCCCTCCCGGATTATTAAACCTTACAGCAGCTAAAATAAGTGTCAAACAAAACAGAAAAGCGGCTGTAATATTTGCTTTAGGCGCTTCCTTTGTGGTGGTAGGGCAAGTTTATATAGGTGTTTTTTTTTCTAAATTATTGAATGCTAATCCAGAAACCCTATTGCTCTTAGAACAGTTTGCTGTAATTGCTTTTGTTGGTCTTTCCATTTTCTTTTTTATTAGGGCTGCTCTTGATTCTGGAACTCCAGTGGTAAAGCAGATCAATAGGTCTGCTACTAAATTATTTGCTCAGGGAATTATCTTATCTGTGTTAAATATTTTTCCGATTCCGTTTTATATAGGATTCAGTTCCTTTCTTGCGGGAAAAGGATTGTTTGTCTTCACTTACCCAACCGCGCATTTGTTTATAATAGGAGCTTCTTGTGGTACGTTTTTAATGCTACTGGCCTATATAAAATATGTAAAGAAATTTGCTTTTGACAGCAATACTTTTGCCCGCAAGGTTAACTACATCTTGGGGGGACTCACCTTATTGATAGCCATATTTACGATCTTTAGAATATACGGATGA
- the trmB gene encoding tRNA (guanosine(46)-N7)-methyltransferase TrmB has translation MGSKNKLKRFNENETFKNVIQPSREEVVSGFKHQGKWNEFFGNNLPITLELGCGKGEYTVALARKYPDRNFIGIDIKGARFWRGAKTALEEGLDNVAFMRTQIELVDFVFAKAEIQEIWITFPDPQIKYKRTKHRMTNPDFLSKYKHILQPDGVMNLKTDSEFMHGYTLGLLQARGEEILYAHHDIYSNTESPEEVTGTQTFYEKQYLETGKAITYIKFKLK, from the coding sequence TTGGGAAGTAAGAATAAACTCAAACGATTTAACGAAAACGAAACATTCAAAAATGTCATTCAGCCCTCTCGGGAGGAGGTGGTCTCTGGTTTTAAACATCAGGGAAAATGGAATGAGTTTTTTGGAAATAATCTCCCTATAACTCTTGAGTTGGGTTGTGGTAAAGGGGAGTATACTGTTGCGTTAGCCCGTAAATACCCCGACCGTAATTTTATAGGTATTGACATTAAAGGTGCGCGTTTCTGGCGTGGAGCAAAAACGGCTCTAGAAGAAGGGCTCGATAACGTTGCCTTTATGAGAACTCAGATTGAGTTGGTAGATTTCGTTTTCGCGAAAGCGGAAATACAAGAAATATGGATCACATTTCCAGATCCTCAAATCAAGTATAAACGCACTAAGCACAGGATGACCAACCCTGATTTTCTATCCAAATACAAACACATCTTACAACCTGATGGTGTTATGAACCTCAAAACAGACTCTGAGTTCATGCACGGTTACACCTTAGGATTATTACAAGCAAGAGGGGAGGAAATCCTGTATGCTCATCATGATATTTATTCTAATACAGAGTCTCCAGAAGAAGTAACAGGAACTCAAACCTTTTATGAAAAACAATATTTAGAGACAGGAAAAGCAATTACTTATATCAAGTTTAAATTGAAGTAA
- a CDS encoding glycosyltransferase, with amino-acid sequence MQKSKNILVAPLNWGLGHATRCIPIINAIIKKGNRPIIASDGLALALLKKEYPRQTFIELPSYDIEYAKEGQNLKLKMLKDSPKIWMAIRNEQQMLQEIILKHNISGIISDNRLGLYSNLVPSVIITHQLQVLSGTTTWLSTQLHLHYIKKYDYCWIPDVDGPDNLSGKLSYNDDFEIEKVYLGPLSRFKNTGNYQKKYDLMVLLSGPEPQRGILEKKLLAELKTYEGEVLFIAGKVEKEQKVEKKGRLTYYNYLSTDGLQKALDRSEMVLSRSGYTTIMDLQKMGKKAFFIPTPGQFEQEYLAELLDQKGIVPCATQEEFHIQMLSRVEHYKGLGSIQSSSRSLSSVLEETFSSVNENSDPIPNSLST; translated from the coding sequence ATGCAAAAATCCAAAAACATTTTGGTTGCCCCGCTAAACTGGGGGTTAGGTCACGCCACTAGGTGTATTCCTATTATAAATGCAATTATTAAAAAGGGTAACCGACCTATTATCGCTAGTGATGGACTAGCACTAGCGCTACTTAAAAAAGAATATCCAAGACAAACCTTTATAGAGCTTCCTTCTTATGACATAGAATATGCCAAAGAAGGGCAAAATTTAAAGCTCAAAATGCTTAAGGACTCCCCTAAAATATGGATGGCTATACGCAATGAGCAACAGATGCTTCAAGAAATCATTCTTAAACATAATATTTCAGGAATCATCTCTGACAATAGGCTGGGACTTTATAGCAACCTCGTACCTTCTGTAATTATAACACATCAATTACAAGTATTATCTGGCACCACCACATGGTTGAGTACGCAATTGCACTTGCATTATATAAAAAAATACGACTACTGTTGGATTCCTGATGTAGATGGACCAGACAACCTATCTGGCAAACTTTCCTATAACGACGATTTTGAAATTGAAAAAGTGTATCTAGGACCTCTTTCTAGATTTAAGAATACTGGTAATTACCAAAAAAAATACGATCTAATGGTATTGCTATCTGGCCCAGAGCCTCAAAGAGGTATTCTAGAGAAAAAATTGCTTGCTGAGCTCAAAACATATGAGGGAGAGGTGTTATTTATAGCCGGTAAAGTAGAGAAGGAACAAAAGGTAGAGAAAAAAGGACGCCTTACTTACTACAACTATCTTTCTACAGATGGATTACAGAAAGCACTAGATCGTTCTGAAATGGTATTGAGTAGAAGTGGTTATACGACTATTATGGACCTACAAAAAATGGGTAAAAAAGCATTTTTCATTCCTACTCCAGGCCAATTTGAACAAGAATACCTCGCCGAATTATTAGATCAAAAAGGAATTGTTCCCTGCGCTACTCAAGAAGAATTTCACATACAAATGCTATCTCGCGTGGAGCACTATAAAGGGTTGGGAAGTATTCAGTCTTCTTCAAGGTCGCTGTCTTCGGTATTAGAAGAAACTTTTTCTAGCGTAAATGAAAATTCAGACCCTATCCCTAACTCACTATCTACATAA
- a CDS encoding sensor histidine kinase, with amino-acid sequence MSNNTTSQRKSYRFAIRSSIYITAFLFLILFLITFIDGVQFPVPVLLGTTIASFILCFVIIQYRVQRFIYRRIKRIYEDVSLLESSNFTDREIATDMRTLKEQVERFARNKKIEIETLQIRENYRKEFLGNISHELKTPLFTVQGYIDTLIDGAHKDKAIRKKYLERAQKGVERLTYIVRDMDMITRLEVGDMSLDKENFDIITLIKQVFDQFEMKAAKKNISLVFDMKYDQPIMVHADQERILQVISNLIVNSIKYGKQNGTTEVAVEDLINNKVILRVTDNGEGIKPEFIPRLFERFFRVDRTGSRKEGGSGLGLAIVKHIVEAHGERIYVDSELGIGSEFSFTLEKVSSNTEDSDLEED; translated from the coding sequence ATGTCAAATAATACGACATCACAAAGAAAAAGTTACCGATTTGCAATTAGATCATCGATCTACATTACAGCCTTCTTATTTTTAATTTTATTCTTGATCACCTTTATTGATGGGGTGCAATTCCCTGTTCCTGTACTTTTAGGGACGACCATAGCAAGTTTTATTCTGTGTTTTGTGATTATTCAATACCGAGTGCAGCGATTTATTTACCGTCGTATCAAACGTATTTATGAAGATGTTTCACTTCTAGAATCTAGTAATTTTACGGATCGCGAGATTGCGACAGACATGCGCACACTGAAGGAGCAAGTAGAACGATTTGCCCGAAATAAAAAGATCGAAATCGAAACTCTTCAAATACGAGAAAACTACAGGAAGGAATTCTTAGGTAATATATCTCATGAATTGAAGACACCTTTGTTTACAGTACAAGGTTATATAGACACACTTATAGATGGCGCGCATAAAGATAAAGCCATTCGGAAGAAATACCTGGAACGAGCTCAAAAAGGCGTGGAGCGACTTACGTATATTGTAAGGGATATGGATATGATTACCAGACTAGAAGTGGGTGATATGAGTCTGGATAAGGAAAACTTTGACATCATTACCTTGATAAAGCAGGTTTTTGATCAGTTTGAAATGAAGGCAGCAAAGAAAAACATTTCTTTAGTCTTTGATATGAAATACGATCAACCTATTATGGTCCATGCAGACCAAGAAAGAATACTTCAAGTAATTTCAAATCTCATTGTAAATTCCATTAAATACGGAAAACAAAATGGAACCACCGAAGTAGCAGTGGAAGACCTCATCAACAATAAAGTAATTTTAAGGGTAACCGATAATGGTGAAGGAATTAAACCAGAGTTTATTCCTAGGTTATTTGAACGGTTCTTTAGAGTCGATAGAACTGGATCGCGTAAAGAAGGAGGCTCTGGATTAGGGCTTGCGATCGTTAAACATATTGTGGAAGCACATGGAGAGCGTATTTATGTAGATAGTGAGTTAGGGATAGGGTCTGAATTTTCATTTACGCTAGAAAAAGTTTCTTCTAATACCGAAGACAGCGACCTTGAAGAAGACTGA
- a CDS encoding response regulator transcription factor, whose amino-acid sequence MKEEMKDAKAKILLVDDEPDILEIVAYNLKNEGYQVYTAENGEEALKKAKKKKPDLIILDVMMPVMDGIEACEKMRKLPELDGTVITFLTARGEDYSMIAGFDAGADDYITKPVKPRVLVSKVKSLLRRRESAAAASSNIVKLGDLIIDRDQYKIVYKKEEMILPRKEFELLSLLTTKPGKVFKREEILDIVWGNEVIVGGRTIDVHIRKLREKLGDDSFKTVKGVGYKYVK is encoded by the coding sequence ATGAAAGAAGAAATGAAAGACGCTAAAGCCAAAATTCTATTAGTAGATGATGAGCCGGATATTCTAGAAATAGTAGCATACAATCTGAAAAACGAAGGGTATCAAGTCTATACGGCAGAGAATGGTGAAGAAGCCCTCAAAAAAGCAAAAAAGAAAAAGCCAGACCTCATTATCTTAGATGTGATGATGCCAGTTATGGACGGAATCGAAGCTTGCGAGAAAATGCGTAAACTACCCGAGCTGGACGGTACTGTGATTACTTTTCTCACTGCTAGAGGAGAAGATTACTCTATGATTGCAGGTTTTGATGCAGGAGCAGACGATTATATTACTAAACCCGTAAAGCCACGTGTTTTAGTTTCTAAAGTGAAATCACTCTTAAGACGTAGAGAAAGTGCTGCTGCAGCAAGCTCAAATATTGTAAAATTAGGTGATCTTATCATCGATCGTGATCAATACAAAATAGTCTACAAGAAAGAAGAAATGATCTTGCCTCGCAAAGAATTTGAATTACTTTCATTACTCACTACAAAGCCAGGTAAGGTTTTTAAACGAGAAGAAATTCTCGATATAGTATGGGGTAACGAAGTCATTGTAGGTGGGCGTACTATAGATGTTCATATTAGAAAGCTGCGGGAGAAACTAGGTGATGATAGTTTTAAAACGGTCAAAGGGGTAGGTTATAAGTATGTCAAATAA
- a CDS encoding acyl transferase yields the protein MLFYLLLSQILVVKFPVFDIHSSEAFERIALEIYRYQLRENPVYHQYCHLINKTEASRLEEIPFIPIQFFKSHTVVSDKRPVQITFTSSGTTGSIVSKHHVTDLHVYNQSLDHSFIETYGDSKDYVILALLPHYLDRSGSSLVHMAQRWITDSTRSESGFYLNNLEELAKVLKSFEKTNQKIILIGVTFALLQLAEEHSMPLKNVIIIETGGMKGMRKEIVKPELHNTLRTAFPNASIQSEYGMTELLSQAYASDGINFTTPPWMKVSTRDTNDPLSAIDDGKTGGLNIIDLANYNSCSFIATQDLGKSFEDGSFQVLGRFDHSDIRGCNLMAVD from the coding sequence ATGCTTTTTTATTTACTTTTGTCTCAAATTCTAGTTGTGAAATTTCCCGTTTTTGATATACATTCCAGTGAAGCATTTGAAAGAATCGCTTTGGAAATTTATCGTTATCAATTACGAGAAAACCCTGTTTATCATCAGTACTGTCACCTCATCAATAAAACTGAAGCTTCTCGTCTAGAAGAGATCCCCTTTATACCCATACAGTTTTTCAAATCGCATACCGTGGTAAGCGATAAACGACCAGTCCAAATCACTTTTACCAGCAGTGGCACCACAGGCAGTATTGTCTCAAAACATCATGTTACCGATCTACATGTCTATAATCAAAGTTTAGATCATAGTTTTATAGAAACCTACGGCGATAGTAAAGACTATGTAATTCTTGCCCTTTTGCCTCATTATTTAGATCGCAGCGGCTCTTCTCTAGTTCACATGGCACAACGATGGATAACTGATTCTACAAGATCAGAAAGTGGCTTTTACCTCAACAACTTAGAAGAACTTGCTAAAGTTTTAAAAAGCTTTGAAAAAACCAATCAAAAAATAATTCTAATAGGAGTCACCTTTGCTCTTTTACAACTTGCTGAAGAACATTCCATGCCTTTAAAGAATGTCATCATTATAGAAACTGGCGGAATGAAAGGGATGCGCAAAGAGATTGTAAAACCAGAGCTCCACAACACACTTAGAACAGCATTTCCTAACGCTAGTATTCAAAGCGAATACGGAATGACCGAATTACTTTCACAAGCCTATGCTAGTGATGGTATCAACTTCACGACGCCGCCATGGATGAAAGTAAGTACAAGAGACACTAACGATCCTCTATCAGCAATAGATGACGGCAAAACTGGCGGACTCAATATTATTGATCTTGCGAACTATAATTCTTGCTCGTTCATTGCAACGCAGGACTTAGGGAAGAGTTTTGAAGATGGCAGTTTTCAAGTTCTTGGAAGATTCGACCATTCTGATATCAGAGGTTGCAATTTGATGGCGGTGGATTGA
- the tyrS gene encoding tyrosine--tRNA ligase, whose amino-acid sequence MAYNFVQELKWRGMIHDIMPDTEEMLQSEVVSGYIGFDPTADSLHIGSLVQIILLMHLQRAGHRPIALVGGATGMIGDPSGKSAERNLLTQDILDKNIAGVKSVIARFIDFEAGEEATRAKLVNNYDWMKDFSLIDFARDIGKHITVNYMMAKESVKKRVSGEGDGMSFTEFTYQLFQGYDYLHLYEKEACKLQIGGSDQWGNITTGTELIRRKARGKAYAITTPLVTKADGTKFGKTEGGNIWLDADKTSVYKFYQFWITATDDDAVNWIKIFTFLDQETCEALIEEHQKDPGYRVLQKRLAEEVTTMVHGKEAYETAVEASGILFSKKVTPEQWGKMDQATLLEIFDGVPQVEIERSSIANGVDIVSFMNETTGFLPSNGEVRRALKENSLSVNKNKITEDKMITEEDVIAGNMILLQRGKKNYFLVVLK is encoded by the coding sequence ATGGCTTACAACTTTGTACAAGAATTAAAATGGCGCGGGATGATACATGATATCATGCCAGATACGGAAGAAATGCTTCAAAGTGAAGTTGTTTCTGGTTATATAGGTTTTGATCCAACGGCAGACTCCCTTCACATAGGAAGTCTTGTACAGATCATATTACTCATGCATTTACAACGTGCGGGTCACAGACCTATTGCGCTTGTAGGTGGAGCAACTGGTATGATAGGGGATCCTAGTGGTAAAAGTGCTGAGCGTAACTTGCTGACCCAAGATATTCTCGATAAAAATATCGCAGGAGTAAAAAGTGTGATCGCTAGATTTATAGATTTTGAGGCTGGTGAAGAAGCTACACGTGCAAAGTTGGTCAATAATTACGACTGGATGAAGGACTTTAGCCTTATTGATTTTGCTCGCGATATCGGTAAGCATATTACCGTTAATTACATGATGGCAAAAGAGTCTGTAAAAAAACGTGTGTCTGGAGAAGGCGACGGAATGAGTTTTACAGAATTTACCTACCAGTTATTTCAAGGCTATGATTACTTACATCTTTATGAAAAGGAAGCTTGTAAATTACAAATAGGAGGTTCTGACCAATGGGGAAATATAACCACAGGAACAGAATTGATACGTCGCAAGGCGAGAGGTAAAGCTTATGCAATTACAACTCCTCTGGTAACAAAAGCCGATGGAACAAAATTTGGTAAAACGGAAGGTGGAAACATTTGGCTGGATGCAGATAAAACTAGCGTTTATAAATTTTACCAATTTTGGATCACAGCAACAGATGATGATGCTGTCAACTGGATCAAGATCTTCACTTTCTTAGATCAAGAAACCTGTGAAGCTTTAATTGAAGAACATCAAAAAGATCCTGGTTATAGAGTGCTACAAAAACGCCTTGCTGAAGAGGTGACCACTATGGTTCACGGTAAAGAAGCTTATGAAACTGCTGTAGAAGCTTCTGGAATTCTCTTTTCCAAAAAGGTAACTCCAGAGCAATGGGGTAAAATGGATCAAGCGACTTTATTAGAAATTTTTGATGGCGTGCCGCAGGTAGAAATTGAAAGATCTTCTATTGCAAATGGAGTGGACATCGTTAGCTTTATGAATGAAACTACAGGTTTTTTACCTTCTAACGGCGAAGTACGTAGAGCACTTAAAGAAAACAGTCTAAGTGTCAATAAAAATAAGATTACCGAAGACAAGATGATTACTGAAGAAGATGTGATTGCTGGTAATATGATCTTGTTGCAACGCGGTAAGAAGAATTACTTTTTGGTGGTTTTAAAGTAA
- a CDS encoding NAD-dependent epimerase/dehydratase family protein: MILITGATGLVGGHLLYRFRESGKNIIATYRDMKSLDKTREIFESYEKGAGALVDTFQWKQSDILETPSLEMAMQNVTTVYHCAAAIDHLPFEEMKNINMRGTENMINVALALGVKKFCHVSSIAALGEAIGNRPVNEDDFFNLDGLNTNYAITKFGAEMEAWRGTQEDLDVIIVNPGVIIGEGNWKSGSGQLISKMASGNKFYTKGSSGFIDVRDVTRAMQYLTESELKNDRYILVAENKTYREVLDQIALSLQKSKPNIQLKSGFLKFIYYLLKVPNLLGFTPRLSMAKVQSMTSKTKYSNAKIKSVLNFELTPVQKTIDRVATFYRQRN, from the coding sequence ATGATTTTAATCACAGGAGCAACAGGATTAGTAGGGGGACATTTGTTATACCGCTTTCGCGAAAGCGGAAAAAATATCATTGCTACCTATCGTGATATGAAAAGCTTAGATAAAACTCGGGAGATCTTTGAATCTTATGAAAAAGGTGCCGGTGCCCTAGTAGATACTTTTCAATGGAAACAGTCCGATATTCTAGAAACACCAAGCCTAGAAATGGCAATGCAAAATGTTACAACGGTTTATCATTGTGCCGCTGCGATAGATCATCTTCCTTTTGAGGAAATGAAAAATATCAACATGCGCGGTACAGAAAATATGATAAATGTAGCTCTCGCTCTAGGCGTTAAGAAATTTTGCCATGTAAGCAGTATAGCAGCACTAGGCGAAGCTATAGGCAATAGACCGGTAAATGAGGACGATTTTTTCAATCTAGACGGACTGAATACCAATTATGCGATCACTAAATTTGGCGCAGAAATGGAAGCCTGGCGAGGAACCCAAGAAGACCTGGATGTTATCATCGTTAACCCAGGTGTTATCATAGGAGAAGGAAACTGGAAAAGTGGCTCTGGTCAACTGATCAGTAAAATGGCCTCTGGAAATAAATTTTATACCAAGGGCAGTAGCGGTTTTATAGATGTGCGAGATGTCACACGAGCCATGCAATACCTTACAGAAAGCGAACTTAAAAATGACCGGTATATTCTCGTTGCAGAAAACAAAACCTATCGCGAGGTTTTAGATCAAATTGCTTTAAGCTTACAGAAATCTAAGCCCAATATTCAACTCAAAAGCGGTTTTTTAAAATTCATTTATTACCTGCTTAAAGTTCCTAATTTATTAGGTTTTACACCTAGATTAAGTATGGCAAAAGTGCAGTCTATGACATCAAAAACTAAGTATTCTAATGCTAAAATTAAATCAGTATTGAACTTTGAGTTGACACCTGTACAGAAAACTATTGATCGAGTTGCTACTTTTTATAGGCAGAGGAACTAA
- a CDS encoding DUF4296 domain-containing protein, with translation MNKIIAVILVLFTISCSDVEKSPEPKIFFSKDKMAALITDLYLVEGAISSNKGAYLKTGIQPSSFLYEKYDMDSITFQENLNYYTDRVEEYLLIMDEVQENFKSLQDSLNARQEIINKEEQRRVSNNTPKDPGKELEKSDPDEEL, from the coding sequence ATGAATAAAATAATAGCAGTAATTTTAGTGCTTTTTACAATATCATGTTCTGATGTGGAGAAATCTCCTGAACCAAAAATTTTTTTTTCTAAAGACAAAATGGCTGCGTTAATAACAGATTTATACCTGGTCGAGGGAGCTATTTCTTCTAATAAAGGGGCTTATCTTAAAACTGGTATACAGCCCAGTTCTTTTTTGTATGAGAAGTATGATATGGACAGCATTACTTTTCAAGAGAATTTGAATTATTACACAGACCGAGTAGAAGAGTATCTGTTGATCATGGATGAGGTTCAAGAAAACTTTAAATCACTACAGGATTCTTTAAACGCAAGACAAGAAATAATTAATAAAGAGGAGCAGAGGCGTGTTTCTAACAACACACCTAAGGATCCCGGCAAAGAACTTGAGAAATCAGATCCTGACGAAGAACTTTAA